In Natranaerobius thermophilus JW/NM-WN-LF, the genomic stretch CCATAACTGGTATTGCTGATATCAAAGCTTGAGTATAGGGATGGAGAGGATCTTTAAACAAGTTTTCAGTTGGTGCTAATTCCACAATATGTCCTAAATACATAACTGCTACTCTATCACACAGATATTTTACTGCAGTCAAATCGTGGGCTATAAAAATATAGGTGAAATTAAATTCTTCCTGTAATTCTTCCAATAAAGTCATTATCTGAGCCTGAATAGAAGCGTCTAGAGCCGAAATGGGTTCATCAGCCACTATAAAACTTGGGTTTAAAGCCAGGGATCTGGCTATTCCTATCCTCTGTCGCTGACCTCCGGAAAATTCGTGAGGATATCTGTAGTAATGAGATGCCTCTAGGCCACATACTTCTAACATCTCAATCACTCTATCTCTGGTTTCCTTGCCTTTAGTAATACCGTGCTCTTCTAGAGGTTCTCCAATAGCATCTCCAACCATCATTTTGGGGTTAAGAGAACTAAAAGGATCCTGAAAGATTATCTGCATGTCCTTCCTTAATTTTCTAAGCTCTTCTTTATCGATTTCATTAATAACATTGCCTCTGTATTCAATATTTCCTGCAGTAGCTTCATGTAAATTTAAAACCGTCAAACCCGTCGTCGATTTTCCACAACCTGACTCTCCTACTAGACCAAAGGTTTCTCCAGGATAAATACTAAAGCTAATCCCATCTACCGCCTTTACATGATTAACTACTCTAGAAAGTATTCCTGCCCTTATGGGAAAGTATTTTTTAAGATTTTCCACCTTTAAAATCGGTTCTTCAGACAAGTTAATCCTCACCTCCAGTCTTGTCGACATTCCAACATCTTACTTTATGGTCTTCAGTTAAATCAACCATTGGAGGAGGTTCTTGTTCACATTTTTCTGTTTTATATTCACAACGAGGATGGAATGAACAACCTACAGGCATCTCTAACAAATTAGGAACAGATCCTGGAATGGCCTTTAATTCTCTTAATTCATCTTTGATATCCGGACGAGAATTAATCAAACCTATTGTGTAAGGATGTCTCGGATTCTTAAATAATGTGACTATATCCGTATTCTCAACAATTTTCCCAGTATACATGACGATTACGTGGTCAGCCATTTCAGCTATAACTCCTAAGTCATGAGTAATTAACATTATTGATGAGTTATATTCGTTTTTTAGTTCTTTGATTAATTCCAAAATTTGAGCTTGAATTGTCACATCCAAAGCTGTAGTTGGTTCATCAGCTATTAATAATTCCGGATTACAAGATAGTGCCATGGCTATCATAACTCT encodes the following:
- a CDS encoding ABC transporter ATP-binding protein, translating into MSEEPILKVENLKKYFPIRAGILSRVVNHVKAVDGISFSIYPGETFGLVGESGCGKSTTGLTVLNLHEATAGNIEYRGNVINEIDKEELRKLRKDMQIIFQDPFSSLNPKMMVGDAIGEPLEEHGITKGKETRDRVIEMLEVCGLEASHYYRYPHEFSGGQRQRIGIARSLALNPSFIVADEPISALDASIQAQIMTLLEELQEEFNFTYIFIAHDLTAVKYLCDRVAVMYLGHIVELAPTENLFKDPLHPYTQALISAIPVMDPLAKKEKILLEGDIPSPVNPPSGCRFHTRCRIAEDICTREIPQLEEKEDGHEVACHLVK
- a CDS encoding ABC transporter ATP-binding protein gives rise to the protein MEELLNVKNLKTNFYTDDGIVRAVDDVSFSVNRGQILGVVGESGCGKSVTSISIMRLIQDPGKIDNGEVVFRDSNLLDFSEGQMRKIRGNDISMIFQEPMSALNPVFTVKDQLGEAIKLHQGLSDKEAFDKGLEMLKKVGIPRAENVMHEYPHSLSGGMCQRVMIAMALSCNPELLIADEPTTALDVTIQAQILELIKELKNEYNSSIMLITHDLGVIAEMADHVIVMYTGKIVENTDIVTLFKNPRHPYTIGLINSRPDIKDELRELKAIPGSVPNLLEMPVGCSFHPRCEYKTEKCEQEPPPMVDLTEDHKVRCWNVDKTGGED